One window from the genome of Bacillus weihaiensis encodes:
- a CDS encoding DUF3895 domain-containing protein, translated as MDISSIIYHHLKNNKQVSATTLCNFLIEEHGFTSKTFSTGRPKLYVDVVSYLEELHHRGTINAISRDQVDCIYEVNETDKLNIKQEEAENKEKLQVKKEEEHEEELQLSLF; from the coding sequence ATGGATATATCTAGTATTATTTATCATCATTTGAAGAACAATAAGCAGGTTTCTGCTACAACATTGTGCAATTTCTTAATCGAGGAGCATGGTTTTACTAGTAAAACATTCTCGACAGGCAGACCAAAACTATATGTCGATGTTGTAAGTTATCTAGAGGAACTACATCACCGTGGTACAATTAACGCTATTAGTCGCGACCAAGTTGACTGCATCTATGAAGTGAACGAAACTGATAAATTAAACATAAAACAAGAAGAAGCAGAAAACAAAGAAAAGCTGCAAGTGAAAAAAGAAGAAGAACATGAAGAAGAGTTACAGCTTTCACTGTTTTAA
- a CDS encoding response regulator transcription factor, which produces MYKIVIVDDEKNIRLGIQAMINREFADKIKTFVAMNGEEALQVLNENDIDIVITDIKMPGMSGIELIHHIQDKGYNPALIILSGYDDFQYAKEAIKCKVKDYLLKPINRAELFQTINKILNEFVSTSLKEDQQKSEFRSSQLNNILLNPNIGEDEIQRISEKLHLSQFSEGYYIGLIKSNEALTANEYIDSIKPLIERHFSKEMSSFIYFCDKDDNIVFILSQIEVFHYLKKVISEEKYIKCRLSISEKHMKLKKLKEAYNQATYTWKYHFLYPRSILISYEEIKEKTMSVELPLDLIHKVSNMIGTEREKELRLHLLSIFDYERISSQPIMYIEDLSKRFNTDVFDYFFNKLGKESIQIFKYYNKVGYIYHYEHFYDYFYAVEDLVTRLHEYVKQVKTVYSEQKYMEKAIAYIHENFHKDLNLAVVSNYISLNYSYFSHTFKEYTGHNFVDYLKKIRIKESKKLLKESDHKVLEISEMVGYKNPKQFARVFRELEGISPKEFRES; this is translated from the coding sequence ATGTATAAGATTGTAATAGTAGATGATGAAAAGAACATCCGACTAGGCATACAAGCAATGATAAACAGAGAATTTGCTGATAAGATTAAGACTTTTGTTGCGATGAATGGTGAGGAAGCATTGCAAGTATTGAATGAGAATGACATCGATATAGTCATAACAGATATAAAAATGCCAGGGATGTCTGGGATAGAGCTGATTCACCATATTCAAGATAAAGGATATAACCCGGCTCTTATTATCCTGAGTGGATATGATGATTTTCAATATGCAAAAGAAGCCATTAAATGCAAGGTAAAGGATTATTTATTAAAACCAATTAATCGGGCTGAGCTATTTCAGACAATCAATAAAATTTTAAATGAGTTCGTGTCAACTTCCTTGAAAGAGGATCAACAGAAGAGTGAATTCCGATCAAGTCAGCTAAATAATATTTTGTTAAATCCCAATATTGGTGAGGATGAGATTCAAAGAATCAGCGAAAAGTTACATCTATCCCAATTCTCTGAGGGATATTATATTGGGTTAATTAAAAGTAATGAAGCATTAACTGCAAATGAATACATCGATTCTATAAAACCTTTAATAGAAAGACACTTTTCAAAGGAAATGAGTTCATTTATTTACTTTTGTGACAAAGACGATAATATTGTATTCATTCTTTCACAAATAGAGGTTTTCCATTACTTGAAAAAAGTCATATCTGAAGAAAAGTATATAAAATGTCGACTTTCAATTAGTGAAAAGCATATGAAATTGAAAAAATTAAAAGAAGCATATAATCAAGCAACGTATACGTGGAAGTACCATTTTCTATATCCTCGCTCGATCCTTATTTCATATGAAGAGATCAAAGAAAAGACAATGTCGGTGGAACTCCCTTTAGATCTTATCCACAAGGTTTCGAATATGATTGGAACGGAACGTGAAAAAGAATTAAGGTTACACCTTTTAAGCATTTTTGATTATGAAAGAATATCAAGTCAACCGATCATGTATATTGAGGATCTGAGTAAGAGATTCAATACAGATGTATTTGATTATTTCTTTAATAAACTCGGGAAAGAATCGATCCAAATCTTTAAGTATTATAATAAAGTGGGATATATTTACCATTATGAGCATTTTTACGATTATTTTTATGCTGTTGAAGATTTAGTAACGAGACTACATGAATACGTCAAACAAGTGAAGACTGTCTATTCTGAACAGAAATACATGGAAAAGGCTATTGCCTACATTCATGAAAACTTTCATAAAGATTTAAACTTAGCCGTCGTGTCCAATTATATCTCACTAAATTACTCTTATTTTAGTCACACATTTAAAGAGTATACAGGACATAACTTTGTTGATTACTTGAAAAAAATTAGAATAAAAGAATCTAAAAAATTATTAAAAGAGTCAGATCATAAGGTGCTAGAAATTAGTGAGATGGTGGGGTATAAAAACCCTAAGCAATTTGCTCGAGTATTTCGTGAATTAGAAGGGATTTCTCCCAAGGAATTCCGAGAATCGTAA
- the mgrA gene encoding L-glyceraldehyde 3-phosphate reductase: MLFQPNETRYEKMIYNRCGNSGLKLPALSLGLWHNFGGEDSFENGRALIHRAFDLGITHFDLANNYGPPPGSAEETFGRILQKDLTHYRDEMIISTKAGYSMWPGPYGDWGSKKYLVSSLDQSLKRMGLDYVDIFYHHRPDPETPLEETMMALDQLVRQGKALYIGISNYGVEETEKAVNILNELGTPLLINQVPYSMFNREVENGLTSFLHQHGAGCIAFVPLAQGLLTNRYINGIPSDSRAKKSKSFLNEEDVTSEVMVKVQSLHTLAQERGQSLAQMALAWVLRREADVTSALIGASKVSQLEENVAALDQVAFTAEELRKIDDIVNK; this comes from the coding sequence ATGCTTTTTCAACCGAATGAAACGAGATATGAAAAGATGATATATAATCGTTGCGGTAACTCAGGATTAAAACTACCAGCTTTATCGCTTGGTCTTTGGCATAACTTTGGTGGGGAGGATTCCTTTGAAAACGGACGTGCTCTCATCCACAGGGCATTTGACTTAGGAATTACTCATTTCGACCTAGCAAACAATTACGGTCCACCTCCTGGCTCAGCTGAAGAGACATTTGGGAGAATTCTTCAAAAGGATTTGACGCATTATCGAGACGAGATGATCATCTCTACAAAGGCTGGATACTCCATGTGGCCGGGTCCTTATGGAGACTGGGGCTCAAAGAAATATTTAGTTTCAAGCTTAGATCAAAGTCTGAAACGAATGGGCCTAGATTATGTTGATATTTTCTATCATCATCGACCAGATCCTGAAACACCTCTTGAGGAAACCATGATGGCTTTGGATCAATTGGTGAGGCAAGGAAAAGCTTTGTATATTGGGATTTCTAATTACGGAGTAGAAGAAACAGAAAAGGCAGTAAATATTCTGAATGAATTAGGAACACCGCTTTTAATCAACCAAGTTCCATATTCTATGTTTAATAGAGAAGTCGAGAATGGATTAACCTCCTTTCTTCATCAGCATGGTGCCGGCTGTATAGCCTTTGTTCCTTTAGCACAAGGATTGTTAACGAATCGTTATATAAATGGAATTCCTAGTGATTCGAGAGCAAAAAAATCTAAGAGCTTCTTAAACGAAGAAGATGTAACAAGTGAAGTGATGGTGAAAGTCCAAAGCTTACACACACTGGCTCAAGAAAGAGGACAATCACTCGCGCAAATGGCGTTAGCTTGGGTATTAAGAAGAGAGGCTGATGTAACATCTGCCTTAATTGGTGCCAGTAAAGTAAGCCAGCTGGAGGAAAATGTGGCTGCTTTAGATCAAGTGGCGTTTACCGCGGAAGAGTTAAGGAAGATTGATGATATAGTGAATAAATAG
- a CDS encoding family 16 glycosylhydrolase codes for MEKDRTLHNEHSNLLHYEVSKGEREGAVKIQADVESGEHLAVKISSYPLRIKAGDQVPTDRTVTNPYQSGTDITGVDSTINKYITLFLADEKDCILQAVMVTLTDDDITPHSWIEVWEDTFTEARIDESKWNFVDGGNGFGNEEWQYYTNREKNARIQNQQLILEAHEEGYEGNRYTSAKLTTKGKASWTYGRFSIKAKLPEGQGIWPAIWMMPSDMETYSGWPACGEIDIMELIGHDMSTVHGTIHYGNPHTYTGEAYKLPKNEKFSDDFHVFTVEWEPGEFRWYVDDILFAKQTEWFTNSERTKAGKKYAPFDRDFYLQLNLAVGGKWPGYPDKTTVFPQQMIVDYIKVYQKHTEV; via the coding sequence TTGGAAAAAGATCGAACATTACACAATGAGCACTCGAACCTCCTACACTATGAAGTTAGTAAGGGTGAAAGGGAAGGGGCAGTAAAAATTCAGGCAGATGTAGAATCTGGTGAACATCTGGCTGTAAAGATTTCTTCTTACCCTTTACGTATAAAAGCTGGAGACCAAGTACCGACCGACCGTACTGTCACAAACCCTTATCAGTCTGGGACTGATATTACAGGAGTCGATTCAACGATCAATAAATATATCACTCTTTTTTTAGCAGACGAAAAAGATTGTATTTTACAAGCTGTTATGGTGACGCTTACAGATGATGACATAACACCTCACTCATGGATTGAAGTGTGGGAAGATACATTTACTGAGGCTCGTATTGATGAGTCAAAATGGAATTTTGTTGATGGTGGAAATGGGTTCGGAAATGAAGAATGGCAATATTATACGAACCGAGAAAAAAATGCAAGAATCCAAAATCAACAGCTTATTTTGGAAGCACATGAAGAAGGGTATGAAGGGAACCGCTATACATCAGCTAAGCTAACAACAAAAGGGAAAGCAAGCTGGACATATGGTCGTTTTTCTATTAAAGCTAAATTACCTGAGGGTCAAGGGATATGGCCAGCAATTTGGATGATGCCAAGTGACATGGAGACATATTCAGGCTGGCCGGCTTGTGGAGAAATTGACATCATGGAATTAATCGGACATGACATGTCAACGGTTCATGGAACCATTCATTATGGAAATCCACATACCTATACTGGAGAAGCGTATAAGCTCCCAAAAAACGAGAAATTTTCTGATGATTTTCATGTATTCACGGTAGAATGGGAGCCCGGAGAATTTAGATGGTATGTAGATGACATTTTGTTTGCTAAGCAAACAGAGTGGTTTACAAATAGTGAGCGAACAAAGGCTGGAAAAAAATATGCACCGTTTGATCGAGATTTTTATCTCCAACTCAATCTCGCGGTGGGAGGGAAATGGCCAGGCTATCCTGATAAAACAACTGTTTTTCCCCAGCAAATGATTGTCGATTATATAAAAGTTTATCAAAAACATACAGAGGTGTAA
- a CDS encoding sensor histidine kinase, producing MRKILLKMKDKIEQLSLPNKLISLYVIIFMIPAITFTIYYSNQLYENAINDITNKNESLLEIENIHIRNNIESMRRTAQLVTSDHEFIDYIETRNETNVNELIDFKMNAFSNVAKLQQNNPTIQHIRIYTNNPYVTEMWPLIFSENRISSVTWMDEVIERNGVEYWAFAANDKDLLERYELSNNDPRISLLREIEYPKDEHLGIVEISMLLKNFFPKMFSNIQEEKSELIVFDSTMNLFQNKKNTFLEEQNIDSALILDQLSHFYQKEKATFQFHHQDIPYLVVSTYIEDIDSHMLNLISLEDIYAQIKQTRNFIVGGTLFLVIILSIITYLLISLLLKKMYKLIDTMERVKRGEFSASVDISGQGEFAKLAYHFKEMLSKINGLIAETVNKQAATKEAELKALKTQIDSHFLYNTLENIKMMAEIEGKYDISDSLTSLGEMMRYNLRWKHDFVTLTEEIAHIQNYIDIMNLRLDHRLKVNINVPLELKDQQILKMSLQPIVENAVKHGLTPILSTEMGIIEINASVKKEWIEIEVVDNGIGMSKDAIKELTDKIGANQEQVKDLQQSKSGGIGLKNVNERIQLHYGSEYGLQIESKEESYTKVAVLLPY from the coding sequence TTGAGAAAGATACTTCTGAAAATGAAAGATAAAATAGAGCAACTATCATTGCCAAATAAATTAATCTCTTTGTATGTGATCATTTTTATGATCCCAGCTATTACGTTTACGATCTATTATTCAAACCAGCTTTATGAGAATGCCATTAATGATATTACAAATAAAAATGAGTCCTTATTAGAAATTGAAAATATTCATATTCGCAATAATATAGAGTCGATGAGAAGAACGGCACAACTAGTAACCTCAGATCATGAGTTTATTGATTACATTGAAACAAGAAATGAGACAAATGTGAATGAATTAATAGACTTTAAAATGAATGCGTTTTCCAACGTAGCAAAGCTTCAACAAAATAATCCAACAATTCAACATATCCGTATTTATACAAATAATCCCTATGTAACAGAGATGTGGCCTCTTATTTTTAGTGAAAATCGGATTTCTTCTGTTACCTGGATGGATGAGGTAATCGAAAGAAATGGAGTGGAGTATTGGGCTTTTGCCGCAAATGACAAGGATTTACTTGAACGCTACGAATTATCCAATAATGATCCGAGAATTTCTCTTCTTCGAGAAATTGAGTACCCAAAGGATGAACATTTAGGAATTGTTGAAATTAGTATGCTGTTAAAGAATTTCTTCCCCAAAATGTTTAGTAACATCCAAGAGGAAAAATCGGAGCTGATTGTTTTTGATTCTACTATGAATCTGTTTCAAAATAAGAAGAATACTTTTTTAGAAGAACAGAATATTGACTCGGCACTTATCCTAGATCAGCTGTCTCACTTTTATCAAAAAGAGAAGGCAACCTTTCAATTTCATCATCAGGATATACCATACTTAGTTGTATCCACATATATAGAAGATATTGATTCACATATGTTGAATCTTATCTCTTTAGAAGATATTTATGCACAAATTAAACAAACCAGGAATTTTATCGTAGGAGGAACGCTCTTTTTAGTTATTATTCTATCAATCATTACGTATTTACTGATCTCACTTTTATTGAAGAAAATGTATAAGCTAATTGATACGATGGAAAGGGTAAAAAGAGGAGAGTTTTCAGCTTCTGTCGATATTTCCGGACAAGGAGAGTTTGCAAAGCTTGCTTATCATTTTAAAGAAATGCTAAGTAAAATAAATGGCTTGATAGCGGAAACTGTTAATAAACAGGCGGCTACGAAGGAAGCGGAATTAAAAGCGCTTAAAACTCAGATTGACTCTCATTTTTTATACAACACATTAGAAAACATTAAAATGATGGCAGAAATTGAAGGTAAGTATGATATCTCTGATTCATTAACTTCATTAGGAGAAATGATGAGGTATAACTTAAGGTGGAAGCATGATTTTGTTACGTTAACTGAAGAAATTGCTCATATCCAAAACTACATTGATATTATGAATCTACGCCTCGACCATCGTTTAAAAGTAAATATAAACGTTCCTCTTGAATTAAAAGATCAACAAATCCTAAAAATGTCATTGCAGCCTATCGTTGAAAATGCTGTGAAACATGGATTAACTCCCATCCTTTCTACTGAAATGGGGATTATAGAAATAAATGCTTCCGTCAAGAAAGAGTGGATTGAAATTGAGGTTGTTGACAACGGTATAGGAATGAGCAAAGATGCTATAAAAGAACTAACCGATAAAATAGGAGCAAATCAAGAGCAAGTGAAGGACTTGCAGCAATCTAAAAGTGGTGGAATCGGTCTTAAGAATGTGAATGAACGAATCCAATTACATTATGGCTCAGAGTATGGATTACAAATAGAGAGTAAAGAAGAAAGCTACACGAAAGTAGCGGTATTGTTGCCTTACTAG
- a CDS encoding cellobiose phosphorylase → MQNYHFNEEGYFVIESYDEAKTFSSFLPGIAGKMGVPMWSFYVNRGQGMVSFGVKDKNHAITEFFPANQAYQRVATNGFRTFIKLNHKHIFEPFSSTSTTHKRKMFIKENELKIEEINTEFKLKTIVTYFTLPNENFAALIRKVEVENLSNESIQIEVIDGLPAIIPFGVDDAAYKAVGNTLKSWMDVFNREEQIPYYRVRSSTNDTAEVEEITKGHFYLSFIEDGNLLSPIVDANLVFGTNTAWSFPNAFREESIQELLKKNQLTANKVPSGFSGFSSTLKKEEVVTLHTMIGHVNDIDIINKRSNELSSKKYMERKYKEAVTLVNGITQDVATKTAIPLFDAYCKQSYLDNILRGGYPIFLETEEKDKKFVYYIYSRKHGDLERDYNFFSLVPEFYSQGNGNFRDVNQNRRNDVYFHPEVGDYNIKLFMSLIQIDGYNPLVVKGSSFELKEPTNVDWIHSVIPSKEEAQFVQTKLSGKFTPGDLLQTIHDKEIELTIPLEELLKKVLTKSEQHMEAEFGEGYWIDHWTYNLDLIQNYLSIYPDRQQSLLFDEKEYLFFSSPAFVKPRSEKFVLNNGSVRQYNALEESYTSTSSWLVTKNGEKYKTTLFSKLFILAVTKFSSLDPLGLGIEMEANKPGWNDSMNGLPGVFGSAMSETFELKRVLDFLVKHSQAYSIDISLPNEVVTLTKEIVSAVEKLSNGQLSDFHYWDMVSTARENYRLQVKETISGDETVLSTQELSQVLSQFSNKVNIGIEKANSIGEGLPLTYLYYEADDFEVTGEVNEKGLPLVHVKSFKLATLPHYLEGPARALKTIKHQDEAVSIHEQVKNSALFDQDLKMYKTSVSIENETFEIGRARAFTPGWLERESIFMHMEFKYLLSMLKVGLYDEFFEDLKTALPPFMDPETYGRSVLENSSFIASSVNPDPSVHGQGFVARLSGTTAEFLSIWQKMMMGKQVFSLENKKLSLTLQPILPEWLFDENDQVSFMFLGEIKVTYHNPSRKATFGFDAVTVSKYVVHAGDKNYEIHSTTLKEEYALKIRNKEIKEIDVYLD, encoded by the coding sequence ATGCAGAACTATCATTTTAATGAAGAAGGGTACTTCGTCATAGAAAGCTATGATGAAGCCAAGACATTCTCTAGCTTCTTGCCAGGGATAGCAGGGAAAATGGGTGTACCAATGTGGTCGTTTTACGTGAACAGAGGGCAAGGAATGGTGAGCTTTGGTGTAAAGGATAAGAATCATGCCATTACAGAGTTTTTCCCTGCGAACCAAGCGTATCAACGTGTAGCGACTAATGGGTTTCGTACATTTATTAAGTTGAATCATAAACATATTTTTGAACCTTTTTCGTCTACATCCACCACTCATAAACGAAAAATGTTTATTAAAGAAAATGAATTGAAGATCGAAGAGATAAACACTGAGTTTAAATTAAAAACAATCGTCACATATTTTACCTTACCTAATGAAAATTTCGCTGCTCTCATTCGAAAAGTAGAGGTTGAAAACCTATCTAATGAATCTATTCAAATAGAGGTCATTGATGGTCTTCCAGCTATTATTCCCTTTGGAGTAGATGACGCAGCATATAAAGCAGTTGGAAATACGCTAAAGAGCTGGATGGATGTTTTTAATAGAGAGGAACAAATTCCATATTACCGTGTTCGTTCTTCCACAAATGATACGGCTGAAGTGGAGGAAATAACAAAAGGTCATTTTTATTTAAGCTTTATTGAAGACGGAAATCTACTATCACCAATTGTGGATGCAAACCTTGTTTTTGGAACGAATACAGCGTGGTCTTTCCCAAATGCCTTTCGTGAGGAATCAATTCAAGAGCTTTTAAAGAAAAATCAACTGACAGCTAATAAAGTACCTTCTGGTTTTTCTGGGTTTTCTAGCACATTGAAGAAAGAGGAAGTCGTCACTCTTCATACCATGATTGGACATGTAAATGATATCGATATCATTAACAAAAGATCGAACGAGCTAAGTAGCAAGAAGTATATGGAAAGAAAATACAAGGAAGCAGTAACATTAGTTAACGGTATTACTCAAGATGTTGCAACAAAAACGGCTATTCCTTTATTTGATGCATACTGTAAACAAAGCTACTTAGATAACATTTTACGAGGTGGCTATCCGATTTTCTTAGAAACTGAAGAAAAGGATAAGAAATTTGTCTACTACATCTATTCAAGAAAGCATGGTGATCTTGAAAGAGACTATAATTTCTTCTCTCTTGTTCCTGAGTTTTATTCACAAGGAAACGGAAATTTCCGAGACGTAAATCAAAATAGACGAAACGATGTGTATTTCCATCCAGAGGTTGGCGATTATAACATCAAATTATTTATGAGCTTAATTCAAATAGATGGATATAACCCATTAGTGGTGAAGGGATCAAGCTTCGAATTAAAGGAACCAACAAATGTGGATTGGATCCATTCTGTCATCCCCTCAAAAGAGGAGGCACAATTCGTTCAAACTAAATTGTCTGGAAAGTTTACACCTGGTGATTTATTACAAACCATTCATGATAAAGAAATCGAATTAACCATTCCGTTAGAGGAATTATTGAAGAAGGTCCTAACGAAAAGTGAACAGCATATGGAAGCGGAGTTTGGAGAAGGGTATTGGATTGACCACTGGACATATAATTTGGATTTAATTCAAAATTACCTTTCTATTTATCCGGATCGTCAACAATCGTTACTTTTTGATGAAAAAGAGTACTTATTCTTCAGCAGCCCAGCTTTTGTTAAGCCTAGATCAGAGAAGTTTGTACTAAATAATGGCTCTGTAAGACAATACAATGCCCTTGAAGAGAGTTATACGTCTACTAGTAGCTGGCTCGTAACAAAAAACGGCGAGAAATATAAAACAACATTATTTAGTAAGCTGTTTATACTCGCAGTTACAAAGTTTTCATCACTTGATCCATTGGGGTTAGGTATAGAAATGGAAGCGAACAAGCCTGGCTGGAATGACTCAATGAATGGATTACCTGGTGTATTTGGTTCTGCCATGAGTGAAACATTTGAGTTAAAGAGAGTGTTAGATTTCCTTGTAAAGCATAGCCAAGCATACTCTATTGATATTTCGTTGCCAAATGAAGTCGTGACGCTGACAAAAGAAATTGTTAGCGCAGTAGAAAAGCTGTCAAATGGTCAACTTTCAGATTTTCATTATTGGGATATGGTTTCAACAGCGAGAGAAAACTATAGGTTACAGGTAAAGGAAACGATTAGTGGTGACGAGACTGTTTTATCCACTCAGGAATTATCTCAGGTGTTGAGTCAATTCTCGAATAAAGTGAATATAGGAATCGAAAAAGCTAATAGCATCGGAGAAGGCTTACCTTTAACGTATCTTTACTATGAAGCAGATGATTTTGAAGTGACTGGTGAAGTTAATGAAAAAGGGCTACCGCTTGTTCACGTGAAATCCTTTAAGCTTGCTACATTGCCACATTATTTAGAAGGACCTGCTCGAGCATTAAAGACCATAAAACATCAGGATGAGGCTGTAAGCATTCACGAACAAGTAAAGAATTCAGCATTATTTGACCAAGATTTAAAGATGTATAAAACGTCTGTTTCAATAGAAAATGAAACATTTGAAATTGGAAGGGCAAGAGCGTTTACTCCTGGTTGGTTAGAACGAGAATCAATCTTTATGCATATGGAATTCAAATACTTATTAAGTATGCTAAAGGTTGGTCTTTACGATGAGTTTTTTGAGGATTTAAAAACAGCTCTTCCTCCATTTATGGATCCAGAAACTTATGGAAGAAGTGTACTTGAAAATTCTTCATTTATTGCTAGTAGTGTAAACCCAGATCCTTCTGTACATGGACAAGGGTTTGTTGCACGCTTAAGTGGAACAACAGCAGAGTTTTTAAGTATTTGGCAAAAAATGATGATGGGAAAACAAGTATTTTCACTTGAGAACAAGAAGCTTTCCTTAACATTACAACCTATCCTTCCAGAGTGGTTATTTGATGAGAATGATCAAGTAAGCTTCATGTTCTTGGGAGAGATTAAGGTGACATATCATAATCCAAGTAGAAAGGCTACTTTCGGTTTTGATGCTGTAACCGTTTCAAAGTATGTAGTACATGCAGGTGACAAAAATTACGAAATACATTCAACAACGTTAAAGGAAGAATATGCATTGAAAATTCGAAACAAAGAGATAAAAGAAATCGACGTGTACTTAGACTAA
- a CDS encoding GH1 family beta-glucosidase, whose protein sequence is MTRFSKDFIFGTATSSYQIEGAWNEDGRTASIWDEFSSIPGKVWNMDNGNIACDHYHRYEEDVEILKTLGVDSYRFSIAWPRIFPEKGKYNPDGMEFYKKLISLLHSANIKPAVTLYHWDLPMWAHEQGGWTNRESVKWFMEYAEKCFEELDDQVDMWITHNEPWCAGFLGYHQGVHAPGHKNMEEALKAVHHILLSHGEAVDYLKNKRQSTTPIGITLNLSPVYPASDSMNDQLAANNADGYTNRWFLDPIFKGNYPLDMMNLFSKYVHDYSFIKEGDMKKISIECDFFGINYYNRSLVEFTSASDFLFTSAYSDYDKTGMGWDISPNEFKQLIHRLRQEYTTLPIYITENGAAFDDTVAPDGKVYDVGRESYVEKHITAVAELNEDNMNIAGYYLWSLLDNFEWAFGYDKRFGITYVDFLTQKRTLKNTGFRYAEIIKNRSLEKILI, encoded by the coding sequence ATGACTAGATTTTCAAAAGACTTTATTTTTGGAACGGCAACATCCTCTTATCAAATTGAGGGTGCATGGAATGAGGATGGGAGAACGGCTTCCATATGGGACGAATTTTCCTCCATACCTGGTAAGGTGTGGAATATGGATAACGGAAATATTGCTTGTGATCACTATCACCGCTATGAAGAAGATGTTGAGATTCTTAAGACATTAGGGGTTGACTCGTATCGCTTTTCTATTGCATGGCCACGTATTTTTCCTGAAAAGGGAAAATATAACCCAGATGGCATGGAATTTTATAAAAAGCTCATTTCGTTATTACATTCAGCTAATATTAAGCCAGCTGTTACACTTTATCACTGGGATTTGCCAATGTGGGCACATGAACAAGGGGGCTGGACAAATCGAGAGTCTGTGAAGTGGTTTATGGAATATGCTGAAAAATGCTTCGAGGAATTAGATGATCAGGTGGATATGTGGATTACACATAATGAACCATGGTGTGCAGGATTTCTAGGCTATCATCAAGGTGTACATGCACCGGGTCATAAGAATATGGAAGAGGCATTAAAGGCGGTTCACCATATTTTACTATCACATGGAGAAGCAGTGGACTATTTAAAAAACAAACGTCAATCGACAACACCTATAGGAATTACATTAAATTTATCACCAGTATACCCTGCAAGCGATTCTATGAATGATCAGCTTGCAGCTAACAATGCAGACGGCTATACGAACAGATGGTTCCTAGATCCGATTTTTAAAGGGAATTATCCTTTGGATATGATGAATCTGTTTTCAAAATATGTTCATGATTACTCCTTTATCAAAGAGGGAGATATGAAGAAAATCTCCATTGAGTGTGATTTCTTTGGAATTAATTATTACAACCGATCCCTTGTTGAATTCACGTCAGCTTCAGATTTCTTATTTACATCGGCCTATTCTGATTATGATAAAACGGGAATGGGGTGGGATATCTCACCTAACGAATTCAAGCAGCTCATCCACCGTTTACGTCAGGAATATACCACGCTACCAATCTATATTACCGAAAATGGTGCAGCCTTTGATGATACGGTAGCTCCAGATGGAAAGGTGTACGACGTTGGTCGTGAGAGCTATGTTGAAAAGCATATAACAGCAGTTGCTGAGCTTAATGAGGATAATATGAATATCGCAGGCTATTATTTATGGTCCCTTCTTGACAATTTTGAGTGGGCATTTGGTTATGACAAGCGCTTTGGAATCACATATGTGGATTTTCTTACGCAAAAAAGAACATTGAAAAATACAGGTTTTCGATATGCAGAAATTATTAAGAATCGTTCCTTGGAAAAGATTCTCATTTAA